Proteins encoded within one genomic window of Sphingomonas sp. G-3-2-10:
- a CDS encoding AAA family ATPase, whose translation MQVSSEPDRVIADAVTQVNAHLDALSAQFVSRRALLELVMLGLIAREHVLLIGPPGTGKSAAVQAIAASVDAKSFEYLIGRFTEPSELFGALDLNALKEGQIRPVTHGMLPEADIAFLDEIFLGSTAILNSLLKILNERTYRRGQYSMNVPLISCVAASNAMPEDTLLAAFADRFLVTMFVDPVGESQLTELLRSGWQAAGGSDPVAPLGKGLIAGLHDAALRTDMTGVYEAYAHIVRKIRLTGVIMSDRKIVKGQKLIAAAALLRGSAVAGPEDLWPITYLVQSKAQQEEVRELLHAELKDSRNPVLSNSVAHATYGPTAHAAHLTEQATLLLESRPALVTDPLHEIWLVRLETMLTRIDAAFDAKTLPQQLRVVRASLETVLEAHSSGKAAPDAGPEAAAPIEAA comes from the coding sequence ATGCAGGTTTCGAGCGAACCCGATCGCGTGATTGCCGATGCGGTGACTCAGGTGAACGCGCATCTCGACGCGCTCAGCGCGCAGTTCGTGTCGCGCCGCGCGCTGCTCGAACTGGTCATGCTCGGCCTGATCGCGCGCGAGCATGTGCTGCTGATCGGCCCGCCGGGCACCGGCAAGTCGGCGGCGGTTCAGGCGATCGCCGCGTCGGTCGACGCGAAGTCGTTCGAGTATCTGATCGGCCGCTTCACCGAGCCTTCGGAGCTGTTCGGCGCGCTCGATCTCAATGCGCTGAAGGAAGGGCAGATCCGCCCGGTCACCCACGGGATGCTGCCCGAAGCGGATATCGCCTTTCTCGACGAGATTTTCCTGGGGTCCACCGCGATCCTCAACTCGCTGCTCAAGATCCTCAACGAGCGAACCTATCGCCGCGGCCAGTACAGCATGAACGTGCCGCTGATCTCGTGCGTCGCCGCGTCCAACGCGATGCCCGAGGATACGCTGCTCGCCGCTTTCGCCGACCGGTTTCTGGTCACGATGTTCGTCGATCCGGTCGGCGAGAGCCAGCTGACCGAGCTGCTCCGTTCGGGCTGGCAGGCTGCGGGCGGCAGCGATCCCGTCGCGCCGCTCGGCAAGGGGCTGATCGCCGGTCTGCACGACGCCGCGCTCAGGACCGACATGACCGGCGTGTACGAAGCCTATGCCCATATCGTGCGCAAGATCCGGCTGACCGGCGTGATCATGTCCGACCGCAAGATCGTGAAGGGCCAGAAGCTGATCGCGGCGGCGGCCCTGTTGCGCGGTTCGGCGGTGGCGGGTCCCGAGGACCTGTGGCCGATCACCTATCTGGTCCAGTCCAAGGCGCAGCAGGAGGAAGTGCGCGAGCTGCTCCATGCCGAGCTGAAGGACAGCCGCAACCCCGTGCTGTCGAACAGCGTGGCGCACGCCACCTATGGCCCGACCGCGCACGCCGCGCATCTGACCGAACAGGCGACCCTGCTGCTCGAATCGCGTCCGGCGTTGGTCACCGATCCGCTGCACGAGATCTGGCTGGTCCGGCTCGAGACGATGCTGACCCGGATCGACGCCGCATTCGATGCGAAGACCCTGCCGCAACAGCTTCGCGTGGTCCGCGCCAGCCTTGAAACCGTGCTCGAAGCGCATTCGAGCGGCAAGGCCGCGCCTGACGCGGGACCGGAGGCGGCGGCGCCCATCGAGGCAGCGTGA
- a CDS encoding alpha/beta fold hydrolase, whose protein sequence is MHKTMPIRATRRAILAGALAAPLIPALARAGDASFGAPAGAVERIVPVAGAKLWSWDSGGKGAPILLLHPATGSAAIWEYQYAAFRDAGYRVIAYSRRGHYRSPVEAGSNPGFSVDDVDAVADAYGLKRFFLLGSAAGGFMVPDYALARPERLMGIVMACTQGAAADPAFRASISRILPEGFSKMPASFRELGPSYRATEPEGMARWEALEHVATIDGRYRQKPRNVLDWPTVGRIAVPTLVIAGGADLYIPPALARIYAGHIPGSRFEVIEDSGHSAYWEKPAAFNRAVLKFAARYRRG, encoded by the coding sequence ATGCACAAGACGATGCCGATCCGCGCCACAAGGCGGGCCATTCTGGCGGGTGCGCTGGCCGCGCCGCTGATCCCCGCTCTGGCTCGCGCGGGCGACGCATCGTTCGGCGCGCCGGCGGGCGCGGTCGAGCGGATCGTCCCCGTCGCGGGGGCGAAGCTGTGGAGCTGGGATTCGGGCGGCAAAGGCGCGCCGATCCTGCTGCTCCACCCCGCCACCGGCAGCGCGGCGATCTGGGAATATCAATATGCCGCGTTTCGCGATGCCGGATACCGCGTCATCGCCTATTCGCGGCGCGGGCATTATCGCTCGCCGGTCGAAGCCGGGTCCAATCCGGGCTTTTCGGTCGACGATGTCGATGCGGTGGCCGACGCATATGGGCTGAAGCGCTTCTTCCTGCTGGGATCGGCGGCGGGGGGCTTCATGGTGCCCGACTATGCGCTGGCCCGGCCCGAGCGGCTGATGGGGATCGTGATGGCCTGTACGCAGGGCGCGGCGGCCGACCCGGCGTTCCGCGCGAGCATCAGCCGGATCCTGCCCGAGGGGTTTTCGAAGATGCCGGCATCGTTCCGCGAGCTTGGCCCCTCCTATCGCGCGACCGAACCCGAGGGGATGGCGCGGTGGGAAGCGCTGGAGCATGTCGCGACGATCGACGGGCGCTACCGCCAGAAGCCGCGCAACGTGCTGGACTGGCCGACGGTCGGGCGGATCGCGGTGCCGACGCTGGTGATCGCGGGCGGCGCGGACCTGTACATCCCGCCCGCGCTGGCGCGCATCTATGCCGGGCATATCCCCGGAAGCCGGTTCGAAGTGATCGAGGATAGCGGCCATTCGGCCTATTGGGAGAAGCCCGCGGCGTTCAACCGTGCGGTGCTGAAGTTCGCGGCCAGATACCGGAGGGGGTGA
- a CDS encoding TonB-dependent receptor has translation MSEITGIRRGIAKFAATSCLAALCFAQPAFAQAVEDAPQDESVTADEQDVPANDEIRVTGSRTRSGFTAATPTLVIGTEELQQRGVTNVYSLLSELPAFSSRLSGAANGVRTQTPGQTFADLRGLGSPRTLVLIDGRRFVPSVPASSVGNPYQVDLNLIPTLMIDRADIVTGGASAQWGSDAVAGVVNLILKKQVDGIQMEAQAGVSELGDAAEYRIGAVGGFSFAGDRGHVVLSGDYSNNQGIGTYRSRDWADDYWQFFTDPTATAANGRPRNVLRSGTEPGNYTPGGLIVNATGGTAAQRAGLIGQYFTSPTATATFVRGEYNPATTATTFAANQIGGGNPDLSSNSMIASTRRKVFYGHADYEISPALTVYVDASWGQSHGESINQPIRDRVSVYSPTTLAGSQVRIYADNPYIPASLRTLIPAPAGPSTATPPAQSFVLSRVNYDTPLPYTIVRSTAATGTIGVNGDLGGGWTWDASYTHGENEYFRRSSARNRTLYAMAADVVTSPVTGQPVCRSTLTNPSNGCVPLNLFGNGSQSAAAIAYYSAEATAKLDYVQDAAQLNIQGSPFSTWAGPVAIAAGVEYRHESLNSLVDAVSLTGVYDSSVGGQFAGSFSVREGYVEATVPLAANLPFAHALTVNGAIRYADYTRFGGVTTWKAGATWEPVQGLLIRGTHSLDIRAPSLYELLVPPTVSLNNVVYNGVTYPGVRVANVGNAGLQPERSKTTTIGVSWSPSFVRSLRLSVDLFDIRVSDVIANVGQAEIARLCGLGVASYCNLLQFSGGALIGVTNQFLNLSSFETRGMDLAASYSLPLAGGDLNLRANATYVDKFTIIVPGGPGEAPSVNEQAGQLDQSEGAVPHWKANFSATYSQKPFSLTGQVRFVSAGVIDNAFTEVPTNGQPADVSHDDNAIGAYALFNLSGTVDAGDRFQFFWVINNVFDRDPPIIPSTTLLTQTNGTNYDVVGRFYKAGVRLRF, from the coding sequence ATGTCTGAAATCACCGGAATCCGGCGCGGAATCGCGAAATTCGCTGCGACTTCCTGCCTTGCGGCCCTGTGCTTCGCCCAGCCCGCTTTCGCGCAGGCGGTGGAAGACGCGCCGCAGGACGAAAGCGTGACCGCCGACGAACAGGACGTGCCCGCCAACGACGAGATCCGCGTCACCGGATCGCGCACCCGCTCGGGCTTCACCGCCGCCACGCCGACATTGGTGATCGGCACCGAAGAGCTCCAGCAGCGCGGCGTAACCAACGTCTATAGCCTGCTCAGCGAACTCCCCGCCTTCAGCTCGCGTCTCAGCGGCGCGGCGAACGGCGTGCGCACCCAGACCCCGGGCCAGACCTTCGCCGATCTTCGCGGCCTCGGTTCGCCGCGCACGCTGGTGCTGATCGACGGCCGCCGCTTCGTGCCCAGCGTGCCCGCGTCGAGCGTCGGCAATCCCTATCAGGTCGATCTCAACCTGATCCCCACGCTGATGATCGATCGCGCGGACATCGTCACCGGCGGCGCATCGGCGCAATGGGGGTCGGATGCAGTCGCCGGCGTGGTCAATCTGATCCTCAAGAAACAGGTCGACGGCATCCAGATGGAGGCGCAGGCCGGCGTGTCCGAACTGGGCGACGCCGCCGAGTACCGCATCGGCGCGGTCGGCGGCTTCTCGTTCGCGGGCGATCGCGGCCATGTGGTTCTGTCGGGCGACTATTCGAACAATCAGGGCATCGGCACCTATCGCTCGCGTGACTGGGCCGACGATTACTGGCAATTCTTCACCGATCCCACCGCCACCGCCGCCAATGGCCGCCCGCGCAACGTGCTGCGCAGCGGGACCGAGCCGGGCAATTACACCCCGGGCGGCCTGATCGTGAATGCGACCGGCGGCACGGCGGCCCAGCGCGCCGGGCTGATCGGCCAGTATTTCACCTCGCCCACCGCCACCGCGACGTTCGTGCGCGGCGAGTATAATCCCGCGACCACCGCCACGACCTTCGCTGCGAACCAGATCGGCGGGGGCAATCCCGATCTCAGCAGCAATTCGATGATCGCCTCGACCCGCCGCAAGGTGTTTTACGGCCATGCCGATTACGAAATCTCGCCCGCGCTGACGGTCTATGTCGATGCCTCATGGGGGCAGTCGCACGGCGAATCGATCAACCAGCCGATCCGCGACCGGGTGAGCGTCTATAGCCCGACGACCCTCGCCGGCTCGCAGGTCCGCATCTATGCTGACAATCCCTATATCCCGGCGTCGCTGCGCACGCTGATCCCGGCGCCCGCGGGGCCGTCGACCGCAACGCCGCCGGCGCAGTCCTTCGTCCTGTCGCGCGTCAATTACGACACGCCCCTGCCCTACACGATCGTCCGCTCTACAGCGGCGACCGGCACGATCGGCGTCAATGGCGACCTCGGCGGCGGCTGGACGTGGGACGCGTCCTACACGCATGGCGAGAACGAATATTTCCGCCGCTCCTCGGCGCGCAACCGCACGCTCTACGCGATGGCCGCCGATGTCGTGACCAGCCCGGTCACCGGCCAGCCGGTCTGCCGCTCAACCCTGACCAACCCCAGCAATGGCTGCGTCCCGCTCAACCTGTTCGGCAACGGGTCGCAGAGCGCGGCCGCCATCGCCTATTATTCGGCCGAAGCCACCGCGAAGCTCGATTATGTTCAGGACGCGGCGCAGCTGAACATCCAGGGCTCCCCCTTCTCGACCTGGGCCGGTCCGGTCGCGATCGCGGCGGGCGTCGAATATCGCCATGAATCGCTCAATTCGCTGGTCGACGCCGTGTCGCTGACCGGCGTGTACGACAGTTCGGTCGGCGGCCAGTTCGCCGGCAGCTTCTCGGTTCGCGAAGGCTATGTCGAAGCGACCGTCCCGCTGGCCGCGAACTTGCCCTTCGCGCATGCGCTCACCGTGAACGGCGCGATCCGCTATGCCGACTATACCCGCTTCGGCGGCGTCACGACGTGGAAGGCGGGCGCGACCTGGGAGCCGGTGCAGGGCCTGCTGATCCGCGGCACCCACTCGCTCGATATCCGCGCGCCCAGTCTGTACGAACTGCTGGTCCCGCCCACGGTCTCGCTCAACAATGTCGTCTATAACGGCGTGACCTATCCCGGCGTCCGCGTCGCCAATGTCGGCAATGCCGGACTGCAGCCCGAACGCTCGAAAACGACCACGATCGGCGTCAGCTGGTCGCCCAGCTTCGTCCGCAGCCTCCGCCTGTCGGTCGATCTGTTCGACATCCGCGTGTCCGACGTCATCGCCAATGTCGGCCAGGCCGAAATCGCCCGCCTCTGCGGCCTCGGCGTCGCCAGCTATTGCAACCTGCTCCAGTTCAGCGGCGGCGCGCTGATCGGCGTGACCAACCAGTTCCTCAACCTCTCCTCGTTCGAGACGCGGGGCATGGATCTGGCCGCCAGCTACAGCCTGCCGCTGGCGGGCGGCGATCTGAACCTCCGCGCCAACGCCACCTATGTCGACAAGTTCACGATCATCGTCCCCGGCGGACCGGGCGAAGCGCCTTCGGTCAACGAACAGGCGGGACAGCTCGATCAGTCCGAAGGCGCGGTGCCGCACTGGAAGGCCAATTTCTCGGCCACCTATTCGCAAAAGCCCTTCTCGCTCACCGGGCAGGTCCGCTTCGTCAGTGCGGGCGTGATCGACAATGCCTTCACCGAAGTGCCGACCAACGGTCAGCCGGCGGACGTCAGCCATGACGACAATGCCATCGGGGCCTATGCCCTGTTCAACCTGTCGGGCACGGTCGACGCGGGGGATCGCTTCCAGTTCTTCTGGGTGATCAACAATGTGTTCGACCGCGATCCGCCGATCATCCCGTCGACCACTTTGCTGACCCAGACCAACGGCACCAACTACGATGTCGTCGGCCGCTTCTACAAGGCGGGCGTCCGCCTGCGCTTCTAG
- a CDS encoding TauD/TfdA family dioxygenase: MTDSFEARWLGDAIGAEITGFDLTARHAPEDYAAIRRVLAERGVIFFRGQDVKPADHAHFAQQFGEATVGKYVDTVPGFPLMTEVSKAEDQVDNIGGGWHADQTFHAEPPWGTILVARELPRHGGDTLFASMAAAFDALSDGMKDTLRGLRAVHGNARLLAASKRLNKNISPAPELVHPVVIRHPVTGRESLFVNAAYTLRFEGWTERESAPLLDFLYVHGQRPEFQCRIVWEPGMVVFWDNIQVWHYASNDYQGQRRIMHRIAIKGEPLIAA; the protein is encoded by the coding sequence ATGACCGATTCCTTCGAAGCACGCTGGCTGGGCGATGCGATCGGCGCGGAGATCACCGGGTTCGATCTGACCGCGCGCCACGCGCCCGAGGACTATGCCGCGATCCGCCGCGTGCTGGCCGAACGCGGGGTCATCTTCTTCCGCGGGCAGGACGTGAAGCCCGCCGATCACGCCCATTTCGCGCAGCAGTTCGGCGAAGCCACGGTCGGGAAGTATGTCGATACGGTCCCCGGCTTCCCGCTGATGACCGAAGTCAGCAAGGCGGAGGACCAGGTCGACAATATCGGCGGCGGCTGGCACGCCGATCAGACCTTCCATGCCGAACCGCCCTGGGGAACAATCCTCGTCGCGCGCGAGCTGCCGCGCCACGGCGGCGACACGCTGTTCGCCAGCATGGCGGCGGCGTTCGACGCGCTGTCGGATGGCATGAAGGATACGCTGCGCGGCCTGCGCGCGGTTCATGGCAACGCCCGGCTGCTCGCCGCGTCGAAACGGCTCAACAAGAATATCAGCCCCGCGCCCGAACTGGTCCATCCGGTCGTGATCCGCCATCCGGTGACCGGCCGGGAATCGCTGTTCGTCAACGCCGCCTATACGCTGCGCTTCGAAGGCTGGACCGAGCGCGAAAGCGCGCCCCTGCTCGACTTCCTCTACGTCCACGGCCAACGGCCCGAATTCCAGTGCCGCATCGTGTGGGAGCCCGGGATGGTCGTGTTCTGGGACAATATCCAGGTCTGGCATTATGCCAGTAACGACTATCAGGGTCAGCGGCGGATCATGCACCGCATCGCGATCAAGGGTGAGCCGCTGATCGCGGCCTGA
- a CDS encoding MFS transporter translates to MPAASTEDRAAAEVGTSAAARPEGGRFHAWLLIAVTAALYACACIDRQLLPLLVDPIRKDFGVSDASMGLLIGLGFSLFYSAASIPAGLMADRGGRRGLLVASSGIWSGMTMLGGFAASFGALFATRIGVGTAEGVVTPVSYSLIRERVPLSLRGRAFSIFSMAPYLGGSLALIVGGALLSAAASGAFAGIPLLGSAKPWQAVLIVIGFFSLILTPLPLLLRRDRPIAKKEGVPGAPGFGEAIRYMWAHRRTYAPLMIYTTLSTLVVFANGPWLPALVGRRFGMSLPEIGYTYGLVKLVAAPLGLLFVGFMLDRFAANGRAIGTFGIFTTIVTLIAFALVPFAPSAEATFAIKGVGLLFCGAYAAIGAIILAARTPVRLIGKVTVIYMLFQSVLGTGMGPLAAGFLSSSVLGGDPMAIGGGMLLTTIGIGAPALVGLLVLRRTLITQPLSQEPQA, encoded by the coding sequence ATGCCGGCCGCATCGACCGAGGACCGGGCGGCGGCGGAGGTGGGGACTTCCGCCGCTGCCCGGCCCGAGGGCGGGCGCTTCCATGCGTGGCTGCTGATCGCGGTCACCGCCGCGCTCTATGCCTGCGCCTGTATCGACCGGCAGCTATTGCCGCTGCTCGTCGATCCGATCCGCAAGGATTTCGGGGTGTCCGACGCGAGCATGGGGTTGCTGATCGGCCTCGGCTTCTCGCTCTTCTATTCGGCCGCCAGCATCCCCGCGGGCCTGATGGCCGATCGCGGCGGGCGGCGGGGGCTGCTCGTCGCCTCGTCGGGCATCTGGTCGGGCATGACCATGCTCGGCGGCTTCGCGGCCAGCTTCGGCGCGCTGTTCGCCACGCGGATCGGCGTGGGCACGGCGGAGGGTGTGGTCACCCCGGTCAGCTATTCGCTGATCCGCGAACGCGTGCCGCTGTCGCTGCGCGGGCGCGCGTTCAGCATCTTCTCGATGGCCCCCTATCTCGGCGGCTCGCTCGCGCTGATCGTCGGCGGGGCCTTGCTCTCCGCGGCGGCATCGGGCGCATTCGCCGGCATCCCGCTGCTCGGCAGCGCGAAGCCGTGGCAAGCGGTGCTGATCGTCATCGGCTTCTTCAGCCTGATCCTCACCCCGTTGCCGCTGCTGCTGCGCCGTGACCGGCCCATCGCAAAGAAGGAGGGCGTGCCGGGCGCACCCGGCTTCGGCGAAGCGATCCGCTATATGTGGGCGCATCGCCGCACCTATGCGCCGCTGATGATCTACACCACGCTCAGCACCCTGGTGGTGTTCGCCAACGGGCCGTGGCTGCCCGCTTTGGTCGGGCGGCGCTTCGGCATGTCGCTGCCCGAGATCGGCTATACCTATGGGCTGGTGAAGCTGGTCGCCGCGCCGCTCGGGCTGTTGTTCGTCGGCTTCATGCTCGATCGCTTCGCCGCCAATGGCCGCGCGATCGGCACCTTCGGCATTTTCACCACCATCGTCACGCTGATCGCCTTCGCGCTGGTGCCGTTCGCGCCGAGTGCAGAGGCGACCTTCGCGATCAAGGGCGTCGGCCTGCTCTTCTGCGGCGCCTATGCCGCGATCGGCGCGATCATCCTGGCGGCGCGTACGCCGGTGCGGCTGATCGGCAAGGTCACGGTGATCTACATGCTGTTCCAGAGCGTGCTCGGCACCGGTATGGGCCCGCTCGCCGCCGGCTTCCTCTCGTCCAGCGTGCTCGGCGGCGATCCGATGGCGATCGGCGGCGGCATGTTGCTCACCACCATCGGCATCGGCGCGCCGGCCCTGGTCGGCCTGCTGGTCCTGCGCCGTACCCTCATCACCCAACCGCTCAGCCAGGAGCCGCAAGCATGA